From one Culex quinquefasciatus strain JHB chromosome 3, VPISU_Cqui_1.0_pri_paternal, whole genome shotgun sequence genomic stretch:
- the LOC6033539 gene encoding nucleobindin-2: MTRRSGSGGAALFLLLVALEGVLSLPVVTQPPKKEEPKEEDHSKDSNVEPLENVIEYNKYLQEVVKVLESDPSFREKLDKAEESDIRSGKIAQELEYVNHNVRSRLDELKRIELQRLRELATRQFELTNEIDRDHMKISEHVDHENQHTFEIEDLKKLILKTSQDLSENDRRRREEFKQYELQKEFEKQEKLRELDEENRKKYEEELKKQQEKHDKHEKIHHPGNKAQLEEVWEKQDHMEGQDFDPKSFFMLHDIDGNGYWDENEVKVLFINELNKMYQAGVPEDDMKERAEEMERMREHVFQEADTNKDGLISYDEFLEQTKREEFQKDPEWDTVDHQPQFTHDEYLEYERRNQEQIQRLIAEGKLPPHPNMPQGYYPGQGGQYQVHPNAIPQNAQYHPQAQGHPNQVPHYQQQQPQQHHGQQGYPQQVNLHPNQVYQHHADPNYQQQAYPQQQHPQQTGQQSNVYQHPPPQQQQQHQVPVQQHHQQAPPQPQQQQPPQQQYQPPVQQNQVPNNKPAAAAPQPPVNPPVQPQQQQQPIANNQAAPQPAPQQQQPQQQNIPNVGQPPVQAAAKH, translated from the exons GTGGCCCTGGAAGGTGTCCTTTCGCTTCCGGTCGTAACGCAGCCACCCAAGAAGGAGGAACCGAAGGAGGAGGACCACTCCAAGGACAGCAACGTGGAACCTTTGGAG AATGTGATCGAATACAACAAATACCTGCAAGAGGTGGTGAAGGTGCTCGAGAGCGATCCCTCGTTTAGGGAAAAACTAGATAAAGCAGAAGAAAGCGACATCCGG TCCGGCAAGATCGCCCAGGAGCTGGAGTACGTGAATCATAACGTACGCTCGCGGCTGGACGAGCTGAAGCGCATCGAGTTGCAGCGACTGCGCGAGCTGGCCACGCGCCAGTTCGAGCTGACGAACGAGATCGACCGGGATCACATGAAGATTTCCGAGCACGTTGATCACGAGAACCAGCACACGTTCGAGATTGAGGATCTGAAGAAGCTGATCCTGAAGACTTCACAGGATCTGTCCGAGAACGATCGGCGTCGGCGCGAGGAGTTCAAGCAGTACGAACTGCAGAAGGAATTTGAGAAGCAGGAAAAGCTGCGGGAACTGGACGAGGAGAATCGTAAAAAGTACGAGGAAGAGCTGAAGAAGCAGCAGGAGAAGCATGACAAGCACGAGAAGATTCACCACCCGGGGAATAAAGCTCAGCTGGAGGAGGTTTGGGAAAAGCAGGATCATATGGAGGGTCAGGACTTTGACCCGAAGTCATTCTTCATGTTGCATGATATCGACGGGAATGGGTATTGGGACGAGAACGAGGTGAAGGTGCTGTTCATCAACGAGTTGAACAAAATGTACCAGGCGGGTGTTCCGGAAGATGACATGAAGGAGCGGGCCGAAGAGATGGAGCGAATGAGAGAGCACGTGTTCCAGGAAGCCGATACCAACAAGGACGGGTTGATTAGTTATGACGAATTCTTGGAGCAAACCAAGCGGGAAGAGTTCCAGAAGGATCCAGAGTGGGACACTGTGGATCATCAGCCTCAGTTTACCCATGATGAGTACCTTGAGTACGAACGACGCAACCAGGAGCAAATCCAGCGACTGATCGCCGAGGGAAAGCTTCCACCACATCCTAACATGCCTCAGGGTTACTACCCGGGACAGGGCGGTCAATACCAGGTTCATCCCAACGCCATCCCGCAGAACGCCCAGTACCATCCCCAGGCGCAAGGACATCCGAACCAAGTCCCGCACtaccagcaacaacaaccaCAACAACATCACGGACAGCAAGGATACCCGCAGCAGGTGAATCTTCACCCTAACCAGGTGTATCAACACCACGCGGATCCCAACTATCAACAGCAAGCCTACCCGCAGCAACAACATCCCCAACAAACTGGCCAGCAGTCCAACGTCTACCAGCATCCGCCAccccaacaacagcaacaacatcaAGTTCCAGTCCAACAACACCATCAGCAAGCTCCGCCCCAACCACAGCAGCAACAACCACCTCAGCAACAATATCAACCCCCAGTCCAACAGAACCAGGTTCCCAACAACAAACCTGCTGCCGCGGCTCCGCAACCCCCCGTCAACCCACCAGTCCAaccgcagcaacaacaacaacccatAGCCAACAACCAGGCGGCTCCACAGCCCGCACCccaacagcagcagccgcaGCAACAAAACATTCCAAATGTTGGACAACCTCCCGTACAAGCGGCGGCCAAACACTAG